A single window of Jiangella alkaliphila DNA harbors:
- a CDS encoding carbon-nitrogen hydrolase family protein has product METLTVAAVQAAYVLMDREANLDRVEALTADAASHGAQLVVFPEAFVPGTPIWIDTRPIWDGDDEWFRLLVANAVVVGSPHCDRLARIAATYAVWLVIGIQEREPAGASIYNTVLYFSPAGQLVGRHRKLVPTGSERTVWAPGDGSTLPVVDTGTARISGLICWENYMPLARFHLYAQGVDVWLAPTLAVGDAWIATLQHLARENRMYVVGVNPVLHEGMVPADFPHRDRLLPESFLASSGPWVEEGNSAIVGPGGSILAGPVREREQTLLAELDLGQVASARRLMDPTGHYNRPDVFRLLVDTSPRPPVQAATLGVTVPE; this is encoded by the coding sequence ATGGAAACCTTGACCGTGGCCGCCGTCCAAGCCGCGTACGTTCTGATGGACCGCGAGGCGAACCTCGACCGCGTCGAGGCGCTCACCGCGGACGCCGCGAGCCACGGCGCCCAGCTCGTGGTCTTTCCCGAGGCATTCGTGCCCGGCACCCCGATCTGGATCGACACGCGCCCGATCTGGGACGGCGACGACGAGTGGTTCCGCCTCCTGGTGGCCAACGCCGTCGTGGTCGGCTCGCCGCACTGCGATCGCCTGGCGCGGATCGCGGCGACCTACGCCGTCTGGCTCGTGATCGGGATACAGGAGCGGGAGCCGGCCGGGGCCTCGATCTACAACACGGTGCTGTACTTCTCGCCGGCGGGCCAGCTGGTCGGGCGGCACCGCAAGCTGGTGCCCACAGGGTCGGAACGGACAGTCTGGGCACCGGGGGACGGCTCGACGCTTCCGGTTGTCGACACCGGCACGGCACGCATCAGTGGACTGATCTGCTGGGAGAACTACATGCCGCTCGCGCGGTTCCACCTGTACGCGCAGGGCGTGGACGTCTGGCTGGCGCCGACGTTGGCCGTCGGCGACGCATGGATCGCCACGTTGCAGCACCTGGCACGGGAGAACCGGATGTACGTCGTCGGTGTCAACCCGGTGCTGCACGAGGGCATGGTGCCCGCCGACTTTCCGCACCGGGACCGCCTCCTGCCGGAGAGCTTCCTCGCATCGAGCGGGCCGTGGGTCGAGGAGGGCAACAGCGCCATCGTCGGACCCGGCGGCAGCATCCTCGCCGGTCCGGTGCGGGAGCGAGAGCAGACACTCCTGGCCGAGCTGGACCTCGGCCAGGTCGCGTCGGCCCGCCGCCTCATGGATCCGACCGGGCACTACAACCGGCCCGACGTCTTCCGCCTCCTCGTGGACACCTCGCCCCGACCGCCTGTCCAAGCGGCGACCCTCGGCGTGACGGTCCCGGAATGA
- a CDS encoding MBL fold metallo-hydrolase, giving the protein MDAMVFAPADSTLHSVQQARAVLERAIAVAGGEDRLRRLRTVTLHYTGHRTMINQSRQAYPPWDREPASGSVVVDREGERMFAENYTSYPGIGRFGAAWAVRGDQGVHWEPDRNHYGSEVIATYSGRETAGPWALATRWIPPLILIDAWDCGTNLRRLGRVTRDDLPMDAVAWTQRDGGTVTLLVETGTGVVHGFESVRGDGVYGDVTDRVAYSDWRRVGGVVLPAKRTDRCNDEVVRELDLEYGVDLAVEDDRFELPPGYTRPRPAPDRPDERLREVADGVYLDPDGVMVVEFGDFLAVADCPDDYHRSRSTIAALRERFPDKPVRYVVPSHTHGDHGGGARAYFEIGATVLTTPGHVEFYRTLARPAPRTISPDPYVATDDGPPIEAFRGTHVISDNVRTMVLHDVGPNAHSEELTIVHLPDQGVVWQADIFFSPATGGGLNPAMPITVDFAEKLAALGITTFTALLEAHHGRVVSVEEFRQALALADYRGY; this is encoded by the coding sequence ATGGACGCCATGGTATTCGCGCCGGCTGACTCGACCCTGCACTCCGTCCAGCAGGCACGCGCCGTGCTGGAACGGGCGATCGCCGTCGCCGGCGGGGAGGATCGCCTCCGCCGTCTGCGCACCGTCACGCTGCACTACACCGGCCACCGCACCATGATCAACCAGAGTCGGCAGGCGTACCCGCCGTGGGACCGTGAACCCGCCAGCGGCAGCGTCGTCGTCGACCGCGAGGGCGAGCGGATGTTCGCCGAGAACTACACGTCCTACCCGGGGATCGGCCGGTTCGGCGCCGCCTGGGCGGTCCGCGGCGACCAGGGCGTGCACTGGGAGCCCGACCGCAACCACTACGGCAGCGAGGTCATCGCCACCTACTCCGGGCGCGAGACCGCCGGACCCTGGGCGCTGGCCACGCGCTGGATCCCGCCGCTCATCCTGATCGACGCGTGGGACTGCGGCACCAACCTGCGCCGGCTGGGCCGCGTCACGCGCGACGACCTGCCCATGGACGCTGTGGCCTGGACCCAGCGCGACGGCGGCACCGTCACGCTGCTCGTCGAGACGGGCACCGGTGTCGTCCACGGGTTCGAGTCGGTCCGCGGCGACGGCGTGTACGGCGACGTCACCGACCGTGTCGCGTACTCGGACTGGCGCCGGGTCGGCGGGGTGGTCCTCCCCGCCAAGCGCACGGACCGGTGCAACGACGAGGTCGTGCGCGAGCTGGACCTCGAGTACGGCGTCGACCTTGCGGTCGAAGACGACCGGTTCGAGCTGCCGCCCGGCTACACCCGTCCAAGGCCCGCACCGGACCGGCCGGATGAGCGCCTCCGCGAGGTCGCCGACGGCGTGTACCTCGACCCCGACGGCGTCATGGTCGTCGAGTTCGGCGACTTCCTCGCCGTCGCCGACTGCCCCGACGATTACCACCGCTCCCGCTCGACCATTGCCGCGCTGCGCGAGCGGTTCCCGGACAAGCCGGTGCGCTACGTGGTGCCGAGCCACACCCACGGCGACCACGGCGGCGGCGCCAGGGCGTACTTCGAGATCGGCGCCACGGTGCTCACGACGCCAGGCCACGTCGAGTTCTACCGCACGCTGGCCCGGCCCGCGCCGCGGACCATCTCGCCGGACCCTTACGTCGCCACGGACGACGGCCCGCCGATCGAGGCCTTCCGCGGCACGCACGTGATCTCCGACAACGTCCGGACCATGGTGCTCCACGACGTCGGCCCGAACGCGCACTCGGAGGAGCTCACGATCGTTCACCTCCCCGACCAGGGCGTCGTCTGGCAGGCGGACATCTTCTTCTCGCCGGCCACCGGCGGGGGTCTGAACCCGGCGATGCCAATCACCGTCGACTTCGCCGAGAAGCTGGCGGCGCTCGGCATCACCACCTTCACCGCACTGCTCGAAGCGCACCACGGCCGCGTCGTCTCCGTCGAGGAGTTCCGGCAGGCGCTGGCGCTGGCGGACTACCGAGGCTACTGA